One segment of Chelonia mydas isolate rCheMyd1 chromosome 13, rCheMyd1.pri.v2, whole genome shotgun sequence DNA contains the following:
- the LOC119567857 gene encoding olfactory receptor 11A1-like encodes MEKAEGGNQTPITEFILLGFGNQPGLQILFFLLFLVIYVVTMAGRLLIVALVVTDQHLHTPMYFFLGNLSCLETCYTSTILPRMLASLLTGDRTISVESCITQLAVFGFLVTAESYLLVVMSYDRYLAICKPLHYGTLMNGQLCLPLAAGSWISGFLACTILVCLISELIFCGPNEMDHFFCDLTPMVKLSCSDTSQITPVIYIFSFLNVVIPFLLTLMSCVCVISTTLRIPSTTGRQKAFSTCSPHLIVVTIFYGAIIIAYMLPKSSTLRALNKVFSVCYTVLMPLANPLIYSLRNTEVKEALRNAIRRAVTLTKNPA; translated from the coding sequence ATGGAGAAAGCAGAAGGGGGAAATCAAACGCCCATCACAGAATTCATCCTGCTGGGATTTGGGAATCAACCTGGGCTGCAGATTCTTTTCTTCCTGCTGTTTCTAGTGATCTACGTTGTGACCATGGCTGGGAGACTCCTCATCGTTGCGCTAGTTGTGActgatcagcaccttcacacccccatgtacttcttcctggggaacttgtcctgcttggagacctgctacacctcgaccatcctgcccaggatgctggccagtctcctgactggggacagaaccataTCTGTGGAGAGCTGCATCACACAATTGGCTGTATTTGGTTTTCTAGTAACTGCAGAGAGTTATCTCTTGGTGGTGATGTCTTATGATCGGTATTTAGCTATATGCAAACCGCTGCACTATGGAACCCTTATGAACGGCCAGCTATGCCTCCCGCTAGCAGCTGGGTCTTGGATAAGTGGATTTCTAGCTTGTACAATATTAGTATGTCTCATATCAGAGTTAATTTTCTGTGGCCCCAATGAAATGGACCACTTCTTTTGTGATCTCACCCCAATGGTAAAACTCTCCTGCAGTGACACCAGCCAGATCACACCGGTGATTTAtatattttccttcctaaatgtagttaTCCCATTTCTGCTAACCTTGATGTCCTGCGTTTGTGTCATCAGCACCaccctgagaatcccttccaccactgggaggcaaaaggccttttccacctgctcccctcaccTCATTGTGGTTACAATTTTCTATGGGGCCATAATCATTGCCTACATGCTACCGAAATCCAGTACCCTGAGAGCCCTGAACAAAGTGTTCTCTGTCTGCTACACAGTCCTGATGCCCCTGGCCAATCcactcatctacagcctgagaaacacaGAGGTCAAGGAGGCCCTGAGAAATGCTATCAGGAGAGCTGTGACCCTTACAAAGAATCCAGCTTAG